The proteins below are encoded in one region of Mycobacteriales bacterium:
- a CDS encoding manganese catalase family protein, translated as MFLHTKELQFTAKPEKPDALYAMKLQELIGGQFGELTVTMQYLFQGWNCRMPGKYKDMIMDIATEEIGHVEMICTMVARLLEG; from the coding sequence GTGTTCCTGCACACCAAGGAACTGCAGTTCACCGCGAAGCCCGAGAAGCCCGACGCGCTGTACGCGATGAAGCTGCAGGAGCTGATCGGCGGCCAGTTCGGCGAGTTGACCGTGACGATGCAGTACCTGTTCCAGGGCTGGAACTGCCGGATGCCCGGCAAGTACAAGGACATGATCATGGACATCGCGACCGAGGAGATCGGTCACGTCGAGATGATCTGCACGATGGTGGCCCGGCTGCTGGAGGG
- a CDS encoding BTAD domain-containing putative transcriptional regulator, which translates to MTMLGTAAGGVRLRLVGTFELSGPDVPLPVGPATQRLLAYLALSGRAVRRSVVAGTLGLDSGEPQAAARLRSALWRVPRPGGVPLVDASGDRLQLATAVRVDYRETERAGVRADADALREDLLPDWDDDWVVVERERYRQTRLHALERLCARHRSSGDYGAALHAGLLAVGSEPLRESAHRQVVATHLAEGNPAEALRQYETFRRLLRTELGLPPSPAIRALLADLLGRPADMP; encoded by the coding sequence ATGACGATGCTCGGCACGGCCGCCGGCGGCGTACGCCTGCGGCTCGTCGGGACGTTCGAGCTCAGCGGTCCCGACGTGCCGCTGCCGGTCGGGCCGGCGACGCAGCGACTACTCGCGTACCTGGCCCTGTCCGGCCGCGCGGTCCGCCGCAGCGTGGTCGCGGGCACTCTCGGGCTCGACTCGGGCGAGCCGCAGGCCGCGGCCCGGCTGCGCTCGGCGCTGTGGCGCGTCCCCCGTCCGGGCGGCGTCCCGCTGGTGGACGCCAGCGGTGACCGGCTCCAGCTCGCCACAGCGGTACGGGTCGACTATCGGGAGACCGAACGGGCCGGAGTCCGCGCCGACGCCGATGCCCTGCGGGAGGACCTGCTGCCCGACTGGGACGACGACTGGGTCGTCGTCGAACGGGAGCGGTACCGGCAGACCCGCCTGCACGCCTTGGAGCGACTGTGCGCGCGGCACCGCAGTTCCGGCGACTACGGCGCGGCGCTGCACGCCGGACTGCTCGCCGTCGGCAGCGAACCGCTGCGGGAGAGCGCCCACCGGCAGGTCGTGGCGACGCACCTGGCGGAGGGCAATCCGGCCGAGGCCCTGCGCCAGTACGAGACCTTCCGCCGGCTGCTGCGGACCGAGCTCGGGCTGCCGCCGTCGCCGGCGATCCGGGCGCTGCTGGCCGATCTGCTCGGCCGTCCCGCCGACATGCCCTAG
- a CDS encoding rhodanese-like domain-containing protein has protein sequence MVLQVGDRPERQYLPGAGWLDWSVDLHRPDGRGVVDQAAFARTLDRLGIGASSHVVFAGGRRPLLAASAYWSFAYHSHPRLSILDGGVPRWAAEGRDLAPAAHVRPATSGYRAAGIRRDILATRDQLLGGLVDAPPGTALVDCRTRSEFAGQAERLYDLPTDRHRMTGHIPGAVNLPAEELLDGDGLLLSTVHIGQICEDLGLKAADQIVVYCGVNDRSALIWFALTEILGLPDVRCYHGAWAEYGSLSDTVAARQV, from the coding sequence GTGGTGCTGCAGGTCGGCGACCGTCCCGAGCGGCAGTACCTGCCCGGTGCCGGCTGGCTGGACTGGAGCGTGGATCTCCACCGGCCCGACGGCCGCGGCGTCGTCGACCAGGCCGCGTTCGCCCGTACGCTCGACCGGCTCGGAATCGGCGCGAGCAGCCACGTCGTCTTCGCCGGCGGCCGCCGGCCACTGCTCGCCGCCTCCGCTTACTGGTCCTTCGCCTACCACTCCCATCCGCGGCTGAGCATCCTCGACGGCGGAGTGCCGCGCTGGGCGGCCGAGGGCCGCGATCTGGCCCCGGCGGCGCACGTGCGCCCGGCCACCAGTGGATACCGGGCGGCGGGCATCCGGCGCGACATCCTCGCCACCCGCGACCAATTGCTCGGCGGCCTCGTCGACGCCCCGCCCGGCACCGCCCTGGTGGACTGCCGCACCCGCAGCGAGTTCGCCGGTCAGGCCGAACGCCTCTACGATCTGCCCACCGACCGGCACCGCATGACCGGCCACATCCCGGGCGCGGTCAATCTGCCGGCTGAGGAACTCCTCGACGGCGACGGGCTTCTGCTGAGCACTGTCCACATCGGACAGATCTGTGAGGACCTCGGACTGAAGGCGGCCGACCAGATCGTCGTCTACTGCGGCGTCAACGATCGCAGCGCGTTGATCTGGTTCGCTCTGACAGAGATCCTCGGCCTGCCCGACGTCCGCTGTTACCACGGTGCCTGGGCCGAGTACGGCAGTCTCAGCGACACCGTCGCGGCCCGCCAGGTCTAG
- a CDS encoding Hsp20 family protein, whose product MLMRTDPFRELDRFAQQVLGSQGTVARPSVMPMDAWRDGDTFLVEFDLPGVNADSIDIDVERNVLTVHAERSGPGRDVELIASERPRGVFSRQLILGDNLDTDNVAAHYEGGVLTLRIPVAEQAKPRKVLLSHAEDDQRTIDA is encoded by the coding sequence ATGCTGATGCGCACTGACCCGTTCCGTGAGCTGGACCGGTTCGCCCAGCAGGTCCTCGGCAGTCAGGGCACCGTCGCCCGGCCGTCGGTGATGCCGATGGACGCGTGGCGGGACGGTGACACGTTCCTGGTCGAGTTCGACCTTCCCGGTGTGAACGCCGACTCGATCGACATCGACGTCGAGCGCAACGTGCTGACCGTGCACGCCGAGCGGTCGGGGCCCGGCCGCGACGTCGAGCTGATCGCGTCCGAGCGGCCCCGCGGCGTCTTCAGCCGGCAGCTGATCCTCGGCGACAACCTCGACACCGACAACGTCGCCGCCCACTACGAGGGCGGAGTGCTGACGCTGCGGATCCCGGTGGCCGAGCAGGCCAAGCCGCGCAAGGTCCTCCTCAGCCACGCGGAGGACGATCAGCGGACCATCGACGCCTGA
- a CDS encoding MerR family transcriptional regulator gives MGTPPAAERGVYGVSVAAELVGMGVQTLRLYESRGLLEPARTAGGTRRYSEQDLDRLRRIGALLNDGLNIAGIALVLDLEAENTRLRDRRDRRRPSGGR, from the coding sequence ATGGGCACGCCACCGGCAGCCGAACGTGGGGTCTACGGGGTCTCCGTCGCCGCCGAGCTCGTCGGCATGGGCGTGCAGACTCTGCGCCTCTACGAATCCCGGGGCCTGCTGGAGCCGGCCCGCACGGCCGGCGGCACCCGCCGCTACAGCGAACAGGACCTCGACCGGCTGCGCCGGATCGGCGCACTGCTCAACGACGGACTCAACATCGCCGGCATCGCCCTCGTCCTCGACCTGGAAGCGGAGAACACCAGGCTCCGCGACCGCCGGGACCGTCGCAGACCAAGCGGAGGCCGGTAA
- a CDS encoding MBL fold metallo-hydrolase, with protein MTDPEHETDSLLFIGTATTLIRYAGFTVLTDPNFLHRGQRAYLGRGLWSKRRTEPALAVEDLPPLDLVVLSHLHGDHFDRIARHGLDHGVPVATTPQAGRRLTRWGFAPRPLQTWQSTELTRDGNTLRVTALPGRHARGPAQRLLPPVMGSLLEFSGPGRRPLRLYLSGDTLFYDGLRAIRDRYGDIDVGVLHLGGTKILGMTVTMDGRQGVDLLQLLQPDTAVGVHFDDYGVFKSPLADFLAEAGRRPPASRIVQLDRGDSLPLTPA; from the coding sequence GTGACCGACCCGGAGCACGAGACAGATTCGTTGTTGTTCATCGGGACGGCGACGACCCTGATCCGGTACGCCGGGTTCACCGTCCTGACCGACCCGAACTTCCTGCACCGCGGCCAGCGGGCCTACCTCGGACGCGGGCTGTGGTCGAAGCGCCGCACGGAGCCGGCGCTGGCGGTGGAGGACCTGCCGCCGCTGGACCTGGTCGTGCTGTCCCACCTGCACGGCGACCACTTCGACCGGATCGCCCGGCACGGGCTCGACCACGGCGTCCCGGTCGCGACGACCCCGCAGGCCGGCCGCCGGCTCACCCGCTGGGGATTCGCGCCCCGGCCACTGCAGACCTGGCAATCCACCGAGCTCACCCGGGACGGGAACACGCTGCGTGTCACCGCGCTGCCCGGCCGGCACGCCCGTGGTCCGGCCCAGCGGCTGCTGCCGCCGGTGATGGGCAGTCTGCTGGAGTTCTCCGGTCCGGGTCGTCGGCCGCTGCGGCTCTACCTTTCGGGAGACACCCTGTTCTACGACGGGCTGCGGGCGATCCGGGACCGGTACGGCGACATCGACGTCGGCGTGCTGCACCTGGGCGGGACGAAGATTCTCGGGATGACGGTGACGATGGACGGCCGCCAGGGCGTGGACCTGCTGCAGCTGCTGCAGCCGGACACAGCCGTGGGTGTCCACTTCGACGACTACGGAGTCTTCAAGTCACCGCTGGCGGACTTCCTCGCCGAAGCCGGCCGCCGACCCCCGGCCAGCCGCATCGTGCAGCTCGACCGCGGGGACAGCCTCCCGCTGACGCCGGCCTGA
- a CDS encoding L-dopachrome tautomerase-related protein, with product MTNTDEGVATDAAVGQLEVVHLFEDAMPTGVTVSRTGRIFVCYPKWGDEIAFTVGELRDGKVVAYPSQEFNDNDGNTDPDALVSVQSVVVDPADRLWLLDTGSPMFRPTSYGGPKLVCVDLATDRVAQTILFPAEVALPTTYLNDVRFDLAGRRLYSVATLTGVHFAQPAEATRARCVASVTAAPAPFSPTAPISDPPNQAAIPTSCSDRTTVLLSAIQDLLVRAVCAELTGRGRPPSWALQVGEPAVAGV from the coding sequence ATGACGAACACCGACGAGGGGGTGGCGACCGACGCTGCCGTGGGGCAGCTGGAGGTGGTCCATCTGTTCGAGGACGCGATGCCCACCGGTGTGACGGTCAGCCGCACCGGCCGGATCTTCGTCTGCTACCCGAAGTGGGGCGACGAGATCGCCTTCACCGTGGGTGAGCTGCGCGACGGCAAGGTGGTGGCGTACCCGAGCCAGGAGTTCAACGACAACGACGGGAACACGGACCCGGACGCGCTGGTGTCCGTGCAGAGTGTCGTGGTCGACCCGGCCGACCGGCTGTGGCTGCTGGACACCGGCAGCCCGATGTTCCGGCCCACCTCGTACGGCGGTCCCAAGCTGGTGTGCGTCGACCTGGCCACTGACCGGGTCGCGCAGACCATCCTGTTCCCGGCGGAGGTCGCGCTGCCGACGACGTACCTCAACGACGTCCGGTTCGACCTCGCCGGGCGCCGGCTCTACAGCGTCGCGACGTTGACGGGCGTCCACTTCGCCCAGCCGGCCGAGGCCACTCGGGCCCGCTGCGTCGCGTCGGTCACCGCGGCGCCGGCGCCGTTCAGCCCGACCGCTCCCATCAGCGATCCGCCGAACCAGGCGGCGATTCCCACGTCGTGCAGCGACCGGACCACCGTGTTGCTCTCAGCCATTCAAGATCTCCTCGTACGAGCCGTCTGTGCGGAGCTGACGGGTCGTGGCCGGCCGCCGTCCTGGGCGCTACAGGTCGGTGAGCCGGCGGTGGCCGGGGTGTAG
- a CDS encoding SDR family oxidoreductase has product MGQPKQQQEPPGVQSEMDPVPDCGEDSYRGSGKLTGKVAVITGGDSGIGRAVAIAYAREGADVLIAYLSEDSDARDVAKYVEAAGRRVVLVPGDLSEAQHCRDVIARAVEEFGRVDVLVSNAAFQMTHDSLDDIPDDEWGYTFRTNVEAMFHLVKAAVPHMAPGSSIIGSSSVNSDMPSPALAPYAATKAAIANFTASLAQLLGPKGIRVNSVAPGPVWTPLIPSTMPPEKVEKFGQDTPLGRPGQPAELAPVYVLLASDDGSYVSGARVAVTGGRPVL; this is encoded by the coding sequence ATGGGTCAGCCGAAGCAGCAGCAGGAACCGCCGGGCGTCCAGTCGGAGATGGACCCGGTGCCGGACTGCGGTGAGGACAGCTACCGCGGCTCCGGGAAGCTCACCGGCAAGGTCGCGGTGATCACCGGCGGGGACAGCGGGATCGGCCGCGCGGTCGCGATCGCGTACGCGCGGGAAGGCGCGGACGTCCTCATCGCCTACCTCAGCGAGGACTCCGACGCCCGGGACGTCGCCAAGTACGTCGAGGCGGCCGGCCGGCGGGTGGTGCTCGTACCCGGCGACCTGTCCGAGGCGCAGCACTGCCGGGACGTCATCGCCCGGGCGGTCGAGGAGTTCGGCCGGGTCGACGTGCTGGTGAGCAACGCCGCGTTCCAGATGACGCACGACTCGCTCGACGACATCCCGGACGACGAGTGGGGCTACACCTTCCGGACCAACGTCGAGGCGATGTTCCACCTGGTCAAAGCGGCGGTGCCGCACATGGCGCCGGGCTCGTCGATCATCGGCAGCTCGTCGGTGAACTCGGACATGCCCTCGCCGGCGCTCGCGCCGTACGCGGCGACGAAGGCGGCGATCGCCAACTTCACGGCCAGCCTGGCGCAACTGCTGGGACCGAAGGGGATCCGGGTCAACAGCGTGGCGCCCGGGCCGGTGTGGACGCCGCTGATCCCCTCCACGATGCCGCCGGAGAAGGTCGAGAAGTTCGGCCAGGACACCCCACTGGGACGGCCCGGGCAGCCGGCCGAGCTCGCCCCGGTCTACGTCCTGCTCGCCTCCGACGACGGCAGCTACGTCTCCGGTGCGCGGGTCGCCGTCACCGGCGGCCGGCCGGTCCTCTGA
- a CDS encoding DUF2243 domain-containing protein, translated as MRTGRSTLSGGLIGIGVAGFLDETVFHQLLHWHHFYDRSTPTAGLVSDGFFHAGSWLCIVAGLFLFADLQRRRATVPGRVWAGGLLGWGGFQVYDGLVQHKLLGLHQIRYRVDLLPYDLAWNVAGGIGVLLGLWLLSRPVRTASEPRA; from the coding sequence GTGAGGACCGGCCGCTCGACCCTGTCCGGCGGGCTGATCGGCATCGGCGTCGCCGGGTTCCTCGACGAGACGGTCTTCCACCAGCTCCTGCACTGGCACCACTTCTACGACCGGTCGACCCCGACCGCGGGCCTGGTCAGCGACGGCTTCTTCCACGCCGGCAGTTGGCTGTGCATCGTCGCCGGCCTCTTCCTGTTCGCCGACCTGCAACGCCGCCGCGCCACCGTCCCGGGACGGGTGTGGGCCGGCGGCCTGCTGGGCTGGGGCGGCTTCCAGGTCTACGACGGGCTCGTCCAGCACAAGCTCCTCGGCCTGCACCAGATCCGGTACCGCGTCGACCTCCTCCCGTACGACCTGGCCTGGAACGTCGCCGGCGGGATCGGCGTCCTGCTCGGACTGTGGCTGCTGTCCCGGCCGGTCCGGACGGCGTCGGAGCCGAGGGCGTGA
- a CDS encoding phage holin family protein: MAEPVTGGSYAADPNGYGPSGQPDVADSSVGQLLGKVTTDLSTLMRKEVELAKVEIKEEATKAGKASGMLAGAGLVGYLVLVFLALALMFALDAAMAIGWAALITAVILAVVSAVLFALGRKQFQQVNPKPEQTVETLKEDVQWAKNRNS, encoded by the coding sequence GTGGCGGAACCCGTGACCGGCGGCTCGTACGCGGCCGATCCGAACGGCTACGGCCCGTCCGGACAGCCGGACGTCGCCGACAGCTCGGTCGGCCAGCTGCTGGGCAAGGTGACCACCGACCTCTCGACGCTGATGCGCAAGGAGGTGGAGCTGGCCAAGGTCGAGATCAAAGAAGAGGCCACCAAGGCCGGCAAGGCCAGCGGGATGCTCGCCGGGGCCGGCCTGGTCGGCTACCTGGTGCTGGTCTTCCTCGCCCTGGCGCTGATGTTCGCGCTGGACGCGGCGATGGCCATCGGCTGGGCGGCGCTGATCACCGCGGTGATCCTCGCGGTCGTGTCGGCGGTGCTGTTCGCGCTCGGCCGCAAGCAGTTCCAGCAGGTCAACCCCAAGCCCGAACAGACCGTCGAGACCCTGAAGGAGGACGTCCAATGGGCCAAGAATCGGAACAGCTGA